In the genome of Pontibacillus yanchengensis, one region contains:
- the nusG gene encoding transcription termination/antitermination protein NusG, with protein MEKRWYVVHTYSGYENKVKKNLDKRVESMGMEDKIFRVLVPEDEETEIKNGKRKTLKKKTFPGYVLAEMVMTDDSWYVVRNTPGVTGFVGSTGSGSKPIPLLDEEIEAVLKRMGMDEPVHDIDFEIKESVRVTEGPFADFTGTIEHIDLDKQKVKVHVNMFGRETPVELDFSQIEKLS; from the coding sequence ATGGAAAAAAGATGGTATGTCGTACACACTTACTCAGGCTATGAGAATAAAGTGAAGAAGAACTTAGATAAACGCGTTGAATCAATGGGGATGGAGGATAAAATCTTTCGTGTCCTAGTACCCGAAGATGAAGAAACTGAAATTAAGAACGGGAAACGTAAGACACTGAAGAAGAAGACCTTCCCGGGCTATGTATTAGCAGAAATGGTAATGACTGATGATTCTTGGTATGTTGTCCGTAATACTCCAGGCGTTACAGGATTCGTTGGCTCTACAGGGTCTGGTTCAAAGCCAATTCCTCTCTTAGATGAAGAGATTGAAGCGGTTCTTAAGCGCATGGGAATGGACGAGCCAGTTCATGACATTGACTTTGAAATCAAAGAAAGTGTTCGTGTAACAGAGGGCCCTTTTGCAGACTTCACAGGAACTATTGAACATATAGACTTGGATAAGCAAAAGGTTAAAGTTCACGTGAATATGTTTGGTCGTGAGACGCCTGTTGAGCTAGATTTTTCTCAAATTGAAAAATTATCATAG
- a CDS encoding Mini-ribonuclease 3, which produces MNQQEVDVKEMKSLTLAYMGDVVYEQYVREHLIRGGKVKPQQLHQAAVRFVSGKSQASVLHHWQDEELLTESEESVARRGRNAKSGTIPKNLDVQTYRYSTAFEALVGYLYFSEQRDRLDELVKKAIQYVEERGS; this is translated from the coding sequence ATGAACCAACAAGAGGTAGACGTGAAAGAAATGAAAAGCTTAACCCTTGCTTATATGGGGGATGTTGTCTATGAACAATATGTGCGTGAGCACCTTATTCGTGGAGGGAAGGTGAAGCCGCAGCAGCTGCATCAAGCTGCGGTTCGCTTTGTTTCTGGAAAATCTCAGGCAAGTGTATTGCATCACTGGCAAGACGAAGAACTTTTAACTGAATCCGAAGAAAGTGTTGCTCGCAGAGGTAGAAATGCCAAGTCTGGAACGATCCCTAAGAATCTTGATGTTCAGACGTACCGGTATAGCACAGCGTTTGAAGCGTTAGTTGGTTATCTCTATTTTTCAGAACAAAGAGATCGGCTGGATGAATTGGTTAAAAAAGCCATCCAATATGTAGAAGAAAGGGGATCATAA
- a CDS encoding class I SAM-dependent methyltransferase, whose product MAEHYYSKNPGSKSAQKHWTFQLRGRKLSFSTDQGVFSKDEVDFGSRTLIESFEEPGIQGEFLDLGCGYGPIGLSLALEYPGRKVVMADVNDRALELAKKNAEQNDATNVEILESDQFQAIQGRQFASILTNPPIRAGKQVVHSMLKQSFEALLPLGELWVVIQKKQGAPSVHSLLEKMFDEVEIIKRSKGYYVLKAKKIDSDLQV is encoded by the coding sequence ATGGCTGAACATTATTATTCAAAAAATCCCGGATCAAAAAGTGCTCAAAAGCATTGGACATTTCAATTAAGAGGAAGAAAGCTGAGCTTTAGCACAGATCAAGGGGTATTTTCTAAAGATGAAGTTGATTTTGGTTCAAGGACTCTTATAGAATCCTTTGAAGAACCTGGTATTCAAGGAGAATTTCTTGATCTGGGTTGTGGATATGGCCCAATTGGTCTTTCCCTCGCTCTGGAGTATCCAGGACGTAAAGTAGTAATGGCAGATGTGAATGATAGAGCCTTGGAATTAGCGAAGAAAAACGCTGAACAAAACGATGCTACTAATGTAGAAATTTTGGAGAGTGACCAATTTCAGGCGATTCAGGGAAGGCAGTTTGCATCTATATTAACGAATCCGCCGATTAGAGCTGGAAAACAGGTTGTACATTCTATGCTTAAACAAAGCTTTGAAGCCCTTTTACCGCTTGGTGAGTTATGGGTAGTCATTCAAAAAAAGCAAGGAGCCCCATCTGTTCATTCCCTATTAGAAAAAATGTTCGATGAAGTAGAGATCATCAAACGTAGTAAAGGCTATTACGTACTCAAAGCTAAAAAGATTGACTCGGATTTACAGGTATGA
- the sigH gene encoding RNA polymerase sporulation sigma factor SigH: MSIGQISTDSNDLDHLSDEEVVEFVHKGDSRALEHLINKYKNFVRAKARTYFLIGADREDIVQEGMIGLYKAIRDYQEDKLSSFKAFAELCVTRQIITAIKTATRQKHIPLNSYVSLDKPIYDEESDRTLLDVIAGAKALDPEELIINRERFGDMEVKMSELLSELEREVLTLYLEGQTYQEISLELNRHVKSIDNALQRVKRKLERYLEISEITL; this comes from the coding sequence GTGAGCATCGGGCAGATAAGCACTGACAGCAATGATTTAGACCATTTATCGGATGAAGAAGTTGTAGAATTTGTTCATAAAGGTGATAGTCGAGCACTCGAACATTTAATCAACAAATACAAAAATTTCGTACGTGCCAAAGCTAGAACGTATTTTCTTATTGGAGCAGATCGTGAAGATATTGTACAAGAAGGAATGATAGGCCTTTACAAGGCGATTCGCGATTATCAAGAGGACAAGCTATCTTCATTTAAAGCCTTCGCAGAACTATGTGTAACTCGCCAAATTATCACTGCTATCAAAACAGCCACTAGACAGAAGCATATTCCACTTAACTCTTATGTCTCTTTAGACAAACCTATTTATGATGAAGAATCAGACAGAACACTTCTTGATGTGATTGCAGGCGCAAAAGCATTAGACCCAGAAGAACTAATCATTAACCGCGAACGGTTCGGGGATATGGAAGTAAAGATGTCTGAATTATTAAGCGAATTAGAACGAGAAGTCCTTACATTGTATTTAGAGGGGCAAACTTACCAGGAGATTTCTTTGGAACTTAATCGACATGTGAAATCCATTGATAATGCTCTTCAAAGGGTGAAACGAAAGTTAGAACGCTACCTTGAAATCAGCGAAATCACATTGTAG
- the rlmB gene encoding 23S rRNA (guanosine(2251)-2'-O)-methyltransferase RlmB, with translation MKDEWILGKNAVLESLKSGRAINKIMVSEQMQQQASQQIHKQAKEHGIQVQKVPKKKLDQLVDGNHQGVIASVAAYTYSELEDIFQKAKDKDEAPFILILDEIEDPHNLGSILRTADAAGVHGVIIPKRRSVGLTGTVAKTSTGAIEYIPVVRVTNIARTIEELKEEHVWVVGTDAKGDEDFRQLQGDMPIALVIGSEGKGISRLVKEKCDWTVHLPMVGHVTSLNASVAASLLMYEVHRKRHPIGE, from the coding sequence ATGAAGGATGAATGGATTTTAGGAAAAAACGCTGTTTTAGAATCACTAAAATCAGGACGAGCTATTAATAAGATAATGGTATCAGAACAAATGCAACAACAAGCAAGTCAGCAAATCCATAAGCAAGCAAAAGAACATGGTATCCAAGTGCAAAAAGTACCGAAGAAGAAATTGGATCAACTGGTAGACGGTAATCACCAAGGAGTTATCGCTTCTGTGGCTGCTTACACGTACAGTGAACTAGAAGACATTTTTCAAAAAGCGAAGGATAAGGATGAAGCTCCATTTATTTTAATTCTCGATGAGATAGAGGACCCTCATAATCTAGGTTCCATCTTGAGGACGGCAGATGCTGCTGGTGTACATGGAGTGATCATTCCAAAACGTCGTTCCGTTGGCTTAACTGGGACGGTAGCGAAGACTTCGACTGGTGCGATTGAATACATCCCAGTTGTTCGTGTTACCAACATCGCTCGTACGATTGAAGAATTAAAAGAAGAACATGTTTGGGTAGTAGGTACAGATGCGAAAGGTGATGAAGATTTCCGTCAACTGCAAGGTGATATGCCAATTGCACTTGTAATTGGAAGTGAAGGAAAAGGGATTAGTCGTTTAGTTAAAGAAAAATGTGATTGGACTGTCCATTTACCAATGGTTGGCCATGTTACGTCGTTGAATGCTTCCGTAGCAGCCAGCTTATTAATGTATGAAGTTCATCGGAAACGTCATCCAATTGGGGAGTAA
- the rplA gene encoding 50S ribosomal protein L1 — MAKRSKRYQELLKLVDKTKSYDVTDAVDLVKQTSKAGFDETVEAAFRLGVDPKKADQQIRGATVLPHGTGKSQRVLVFAKGDKAKEAEAAGADYVGEQELINKINQGWFEFDVVVATPDMMAEVGKLGRVLGPKGLMPNPKTGTVTFEVEKAVNEIKAGKVEYRVDKAGNIHVPIGKVSFEDSKLAENFTAITETLMKIKPQAAKGTYMRNASIASTMGPGVRVDVSGFKSN, encoded by the coding sequence ATGGCAAAAAGAAGTAAAAGATATCAAGAGCTTTTGAAGCTTGTAGATAAAACAAAAAGCTATGATGTTACAGATGCAGTAGATCTTGTAAAACAAACATCAAAAGCTGGTTTTGACGAAACAGTTGAAGCGGCATTCCGCTTAGGCGTAGACCCTAAAAAAGCAGACCAACAAATTCGTGGTGCTACAGTTCTACCACACGGTACTGGTAAATCACAGCGCGTTCTTGTTTTCGCTAAAGGCGATAAAGCAAAAGAAGCTGAAGCAGCTGGTGCAGACTATGTAGGTGAACAAGAGCTAATCAACAAAATCAACCAAGGTTGGTTTGAGTTTGATGTAGTTGTAGCTACACCTGATATGATGGCGGAAGTTGGTAAGCTTGGTCGCGTACTAGGACCAAAAGGCTTGATGCCAAACCCTAAAACTGGAACAGTTACGTTTGAAGTAGAAAAAGCAGTTAATGAAATCAAAGCAGGTAAAGTTGAATACCGCGTTGATAAAGCAGGAAATATTCATGTTCCAATCGGGAAAGTTTCCTTTGAGGATAGTAAACTAGCTGAGAACTTCACGGCGATTACTGAAACGCTAATGAAGATTAAACCTCAAGCTGCTAAAGGAACTTACATGCGTAATGCTTCCATCGCATCTACGATGGGTCCTGGTGTACGTGTTGATGTTTCTGGCTTTAAATCTAACTAA
- the cysS gene encoding cysteine--tRNA ligase: MTIKIYNTLTRQKETFQPIEEGKVKMYVCGPTVYNYIHIGNARPAIVFDTVRRYLEYKEYDVHYVLNFTDVDDKLIKAANELGTEVPEVAERFIAAYKEDVGAFGVKEAVDHPRVTENMDEIIGFIQTLINKGHAYESEGDVYFRTRSFDTYGKLSQQSVDDLRTGARIEVGEKKEDPLDFTLWKDAKDGEITWDSPWGEGRPGWHIECSAMAKKYLGDTIDIHAGGQDLTFPHHENEIAQSESLNEQTFANYWMHNGYIKIENEKMSKSLGNFVLAHDIIKIHDPQVIRFFMLSVHYRHPINFSEELLEGAKNSLDRIKNAYQNLEHRKQAATNMEQSKKEWLEKLESYKAQFVAEMDDDFNTANAISVLFDITKDANVYLQSDHTSVDVIEAFQSALVELSGILGVQIGGQEELLDDEIEDLIQQRINARQNRDFQTADEIRDELKERNIILEDTPQGTRWKRG, encoded by the coding sequence ATGACAATTAAAATCTATAACACCCTAACAAGGCAAAAAGAGACATTCCAGCCGATAGAAGAGGGAAAAGTAAAGATGTATGTATGCGGGCCTACTGTATATAACTATATTCACATTGGAAATGCTCGCCCAGCTATTGTATTTGATACGGTCCGTCGTTACCTTGAGTATAAAGAATATGATGTGCATTATGTTTTGAATTTCACTGATGTAGATGACAAGTTGATAAAAGCTGCCAATGAACTAGGAACTGAAGTGCCTGAAGTAGCGGAGCGTTTTATTGCAGCTTATAAGGAAGATGTTGGTGCTTTTGGTGTCAAAGAAGCGGTTGACCATCCGAGAGTTACAGAAAACATGGATGAGATCATTGGATTCATCCAAACGTTAATTAATAAGGGTCATGCATATGAGTCAGAGGGGGATGTCTACTTCCGTACACGTTCTTTTGATACGTATGGTAAGCTTTCACAACAATCTGTCGATGACCTACGTACAGGTGCTCGAATTGAAGTAGGGGAGAAGAAGGAAGATCCTCTTGATTTTACATTATGGAAAGATGCCAAAGATGGCGAGATTACCTGGGATAGTCCTTGGGGTGAAGGACGCCCGGGATGGCACATTGAATGCTCAGCTATGGCAAAGAAATATCTAGGGGACACTATTGATATTCATGCAGGTGGCCAGGATTTAACGTTTCCCCACCACGAGAATGAGATTGCCCAATCAGAGTCCTTAAACGAGCAAACATTTGCGAACTATTGGATGCATAATGGGTATATTAAAATAGAAAATGAGAAGATGTCTAAATCACTCGGGAACTTTGTTCTAGCTCACGATATTATTAAAATCCATGACCCACAGGTTATCCGTTTCTTCATGTTAAGTGTTCATTACCGTCATCCGATCAATTTTAGTGAAGAGCTATTAGAAGGTGCTAAAAATAGCTTAGACCGTATTAAAAATGCTTACCAGAACTTAGAACATCGCAAACAAGCGGCAACAAACATGGAACAATCGAAGAAGGAATGGCTTGAAAAACTTGAAAGCTATAAGGCGCAATTTGTGGCTGAAATGGATGATGATTTTAACACCGCAAATGCTATATCAGTATTATTTGATATCACAAAAGATGCAAACGTCTATTTGCAGTCAGATCATACTTCCGTAGATGTCATTGAAGCTTTTCAATCGGCATTAGTTGAATTATCTGGAATTTTAGGTGTCCAAATTGGAGGCCAAGAAGAACTACTAGACGACGAGATTGAAGATTTAATTCAACAACGTATTAATGCTAGACAAAACCGAGATTTTCAAACTGCCGATGAAATTCGTGATGAATTAAAAGAGCGTAACATCATCCTAGAAGACACACCACAAGGTACACGCTGGAAACGAGGGTAA
- the rplK gene encoding 50S ribosomal protein L11 produces the protein MAKKVIKVVKLQIPAGKANPAPPVGPALGQAGVNIMGFCKEFNARTADQAGMIIPVEITVFEDRSFTFVTKTPPAAVLLKDAAGIKSGSGEPNRNKVATIKSDKVREIAETKMPDLNAADVDAAVRMVEGTARSMGLVIED, from the coding sequence GTGGCTAAAAAAGTTATTAAAGTTGTAAAACTTCAAATTCCTGCAGGTAAAGCTAACCCGGCTCCGCCAGTTGGACCAGCACTAGGTCAAGCAGGTGTGAACATCATGGGTTTCTGTAAGGAATTCAACGCGCGTACAGCAGATCAAGCTGGTATGATTATTCCGGTTGAAATCACGGTATTTGAAGACCGTTCATTTACATTTGTTACAAAAACTCCACCTGCAGCAGTTCTTCTTAAAGACGCGGCTGGTATCAAATCCGGATCAGGTGAACCGAACCGTAATAAAGTTGCGACAATTAAGAGCGACAAAGTTCGCGAAATTGCCGAAACGAAAATGCCTGACCTAAACGCTGCTGACGTAGATGCAGCTGTGCGTATGGTAGAAGGTACAGCGCGCAGTATGGGACTTGTTATCGAAGACTAA
- a CDS encoding NYN domain-containing protein: protein MIVLIVDGYNIIGAWPELQTLRDKDLGSARDLLIEKMAEYQAYSGAQVIVVFDAHYVRGIEKKVKNHKIEVVYTRENETADERIEKLSKERKNVRNQVYVATSDYTEQRTIFAQGALRKSARELHIEMKNIEKEIEKEVESQNQVNHKPKIPIKKEVLDVFEKWRRGEK, encoded by the coding sequence ATGATCGTTTTAATTGTCGATGGATATAACATTATTGGGGCATGGCCAGAACTCCAAACCTTAAGAGATAAGGATTTGGGTTCTGCCAGGGACCTTCTTATCGAGAAAATGGCAGAATATCAAGCGTACTCAGGAGCTCAGGTCATTGTTGTTTTCGACGCCCATTATGTTCGCGGTATTGAAAAGAAAGTTAAGAATCATAAAATTGAAGTCGTGTACACAAGAGAAAATGAAACGGCAGATGAAAGAATTGAAAAGCTATCCAAGGAGAGAAAAAATGTTCGAAACCAAGTGTATGTAGCCACATCAGACTATACAGAACAGCGGACAATTTTTGCACAAGGCGCTTTAAGGAAATCGGCGCGGGAACTTCACATCGAAATGAAAAATATCGAAAAAGAAATTGAAAAGGAAGTTGAATCACAGAATCAGGTAAACCATAAGCCTAAGATTCCGATAAAAAAAGAAGTCCTGGATGTATTTGAAAAATGGCGTCGAGGGGAAAAGTAG
- the rplJ gene encoding 50S ribosomal protein L10, producing the protein MSKIIEHKKQIVSDIAEKLQNSKSTVLVDYRGLDVDTVTNLRQQLREAGVDFKVYKNTMTRRATAEAELTDLDEVLVGPTALAFSADDAVAPAKIINNFAKENDALEIKGGVVEGNVATVAQLQELAELPDQDGLLSMLLSVLQAPMRNFALATKAVADQQEEQGA; encoded by the coding sequence ATGAGCAAAATTATTGAGCATAAGAAGCAGATTGTCTCTGATATTGCAGAGAAGCTTCAAAATAGCAAATCAACAGTTCTTGTTGATTATCGCGGTCTAGATGTTGATACAGTAACCAATCTTCGTCAACAGTTACGCGAAGCAGGCGTTGATTTCAAAGTGTACAAAAACACAATGACTCGTCGTGCAACAGCAGAAGCTGAACTTACAGATCTTGATGAAGTTCTTGTAGGCCCAACAGCTCTTGCGTTTAGTGCAGATGATGCTGTAGCTCCAGCTAAAATCATCAATAACTTCGCGAAAGAAAACGACGCTCTTGAGATTAAAGGCGGCGTTGTTGAAGGAAATGTTGCTACTGTAGCACAACTACAAGAGCTTGCAGAACTACCGGATCAGGATGGTCTATTATCCATGCTTCTATCTGTACTACAAGCACCGATGCGCAACTTCGCACTTGCTACAAAAGCAGTTGCGGATCAACAAGAAGAACAAGGCGCTTAA
- the ispF gene encoding 2-C-methyl-D-erythritol 2,4-cyclodiphosphate synthase: protein MFRVGQGFDVHQFAEGRPCIVGGVTIPYEKGLLGHSDADVLLHTVADACLGAIGEGDIGKHFPDTDPEFKDADSRQLLHHVWKLVENRGYSLGNVDCTVIAQAPKMAPYIEEMRSNIAGILGTEPSQVNVKATTTEKLGFTGRKEGIAAQAVVLLQQSESL, encoded by the coding sequence ATGTTTAGAGTTGGACAAGGGTTTGATGTACATCAGTTTGCTGAAGGTAGACCTTGTATTGTAGGCGGGGTGACCATCCCATATGAGAAAGGCTTGCTTGGTCACTCAGATGCAGATGTATTACTTCATACGGTCGCAGATGCATGTTTAGGAGCGATTGGTGAAGGCGACATTGGTAAGCATTTTCCTGACACAGATCCGGAATTCAAAGATGCTGATTCCCGCCAATTGTTACACCATGTGTGGAAATTAGTCGAAAACAGAGGATATTCCCTGGGAAATGTCGATTGTACAGTTATCGCTCAAGCGCCGAAAATGGCACCCTATATTGAGGAAATGCGTTCAAATATCGCAGGTATATTAGGGACAGAACCTTCACAAGTTAATGTTAAGGCAACCACTACGGAAAAATTAGGGTTCACAGGGCGTAAAGAAGGAATAGCAGCTCAAGCGGTTGTTTTACTTCAGCAATCTGAATCGCTATAA
- the rpmG gene encoding 50S ribosomal protein L33, with protein sequence MSKKVVLACVECMNRNYTTEKNPKLTNERLEVRKFCKNCGKHTLHRETK encoded by the coding sequence TTGAGTAAAAAAGTCGTTTTAGCATGTGTTGAATGCATGAACCGAAATTATACTACTGAGAAAAATCCTAAGTTAACTAACGAGCGACTCGAAGTACGAAAATTTTGCAAGAATTGCGGTAAGCATACTCTGCATCGGGAGACGAAATAA
- the cysE gene encoding serine O-acetyltransferase — translation MGGLFKMFKEDVDVVFDQDPAARSRVEVILTYAGLHAIWSHRIAHACYKKKFFFLARVISQISRFFTGIEIHPGAKIGRRFFIDHGMGVVIGETCDIGDNVTIFQGVTLGGTGKEKGKRHPTLKDYSLVATGAKVLGSITIGENSKVGAGSVVLHDVPDHSTVVGIPGQVVVQNGKKVRKDLDHHKMPDPVADQFTKMEKELNELKTEIQELKQGVKKDDN, via the coding sequence ATGGGTGGATTGTTTAAAATGTTTAAAGAAGATGTCGATGTAGTGTTTGATCAAGACCCCGCAGCACGAAGCCGTGTTGAAGTAATACTGACATATGCTGGACTTCATGCGATTTGGTCGCATCGTATAGCCCATGCTTGTTATAAGAAGAAGTTTTTCTTTCTTGCACGAGTTATATCTCAAATTAGCCGTTTCTTTACAGGGATTGAAATTCATCCTGGTGCCAAAATTGGCAGACGGTTTTTTATAGACCATGGTATGGGCGTCGTCATTGGAGAGACGTGTGACATAGGGGACAACGTAACAATCTTTCAAGGAGTAACCCTTGGCGGTACAGGAAAAGAAAAAGGAAAAAGGCATCCAACCTTAAAAGATTACTCTCTTGTTGCAACAGGAGCTAAGGTCCTTGGTTCGATAACCATTGGAGAAAACTCGAAGGTCGGTGCTGGCTCTGTTGTGTTACATGATGTCCCAGACCACTCAACAGTAGTGGGTATCCCTGGGCAGGTAGTTGTACAAAATGGAAAGAAAGTTCGTAAAGATTTAGACCATCATAAAATGCCGGATCCGGTAGCAGATCAATTTACTAAAATGGAAAAAGAATTAAATGAACTAAAAACAGAAATACAGGAGCTCAAACAAGGAGTGAAGAAAGATGACAATTAA
- the gltX gene encoding glutamate--tRNA ligase: MTNEVRVRYAPSPTGHLHIGNARTALFNYLYARHLGGKFIIRIEDTDEKRNVAGGEQSQMEFLKWLGIDWDESVDVGGKYGPYRQMERLDIYQKYIDELLEKGFAYKCYMTEEELDEEREAQRARGEVPMYSGAHRDLSEEQQKQMEEEGRKPSIRLRVPEGQTYTFNDIVRGDITFQSSDFGDWVIQKKNGTPTYNFAVAIDDYLMKITHVLRGEEHISNTPKQMMVYDAFNWEAPSFGHMALILNEQRKKLSKRDEHILQFIGQYKNLGYLPEALFNFITLLGWSPVGEEEIFTRTQLIDIFDPERLASSPAVFDPQKLKWINNQYMKAADLERVVELALPHLIEAGRLPENMSEDQRTWATELIALYQEQMNYAAEIVELTELFFKQEIEYDEEAMEVLRGEQVPEVLETLSTKLDEMEGFEPAAIKAAIKAVQKETGHKGKKLFMPVRVATTGQTHGPELPNAIYLLGKETVQVRLTSAVQQLKA; encoded by the coding sequence ATGACGAATGAAGTTCGCGTACGCTACGCGCCAAGCCCAACTGGACATTTACACATTGGGAATGCTCGTACAGCCCTATTCAACTATTTATATGCTCGACATCTAGGAGGTAAGTTTATTATTCGTATTGAAGATACGGATGAAAAGCGAAACGTAGCTGGAGGAGAGCAAAGCCAAATGGAATTCCTGAAATGGTTAGGAATCGATTGGGATGAGAGTGTGGATGTTGGTGGAAAGTACGGTCCGTACCGCCAAATGGAACGCCTTGATATCTACCAAAAATATATCGATGAGCTACTTGAAAAAGGTTTCGCGTACAAATGCTACATGACCGAAGAAGAACTAGATGAAGAGCGGGAAGCACAACGCGCCCGTGGGGAAGTGCCGATGTATTCTGGTGCGCATCGCGATTTGTCAGAGGAGCAGCAGAAACAGATGGAAGAGGAAGGTCGTAAGCCAAGTATCCGTTTACGTGTACCTGAGGGACAAACCTACACCTTTAACGATATTGTTCGCGGCGATATCACATTCCAATCTAGTGATTTTGGAGATTGGGTAATTCAGAAGAAAAATGGTACACCAACGTACAATTTTGCTGTTGCTATTGATGATTACTTAATGAAAATTACACATGTATTGCGCGGTGAGGAACACATCTCCAACACACCTAAACAAATGATGGTATATGATGCATTTAATTGGGAAGCACCTAGCTTTGGTCATATGGCACTTATTCTGAATGAGCAACGCAAAAAGCTAAGTAAACGTGATGAGCATATTCTTCAGTTTATTGGTCAGTACAAAAATTTAGGTTATTTACCAGAAGCGTTATTCAACTTTATTACCCTTCTAGGTTGGTCACCAGTAGGCGAAGAAGAAATCTTCACACGAACTCAGTTGATTGATATCTTTGACCCAGAACGCCTAGCTTCTTCCCCGGCTGTTTTTGATCCGCAGAAGCTGAAATGGATCAACAATCAATATATGAAGGCTGCAGACCTTGAACGTGTAGTGGAGCTAGCGCTACCTCATCTGATTGAAGCGGGACGCCTACCTGAAAACATGTCGGAAGACCAACGTACGTGGGCTACTGAGCTAATTGCACTATATCAAGAGCAGATGAACTATGCTGCAGAAATAGTCGAGCTAACTGAATTATTCTTCAAGCAAGAAATTGAATATGATGAAGAAGCGATGGAAGTGTTACGTGGTGAACAAGTTCCAGAAGTACTTGAAACCTTAAGTACCAAACTTGATGAAATGGAAGGATTTGAGCCAGCAGCTATTAAAGCTGCAATCAAAGCAGTTCAAAAAGAAACAGGTCATAAAGGCAAGAAATTATTCATGCCTGTACGTGTCGCCACAACAGGTCAAACACACGGCCCAGAGCTGCCAAACGCTATTTACTTGCTCGGTAAAGAGACGGTACAGGTTCGTTTAACCAGTGCTGTGCAACAATTAAAAGCATAG
- the secE gene encoding preprotein translocase subunit SecE, translating into MIKFFKNVSREMQKVSWPKGRELSKYTVTVITTVAFVAVYFAVVDLGISQILELFFE; encoded by the coding sequence ATGATAAAGTTCTTTAAGAACGTATCAAGAGAAATGCAAAAGGTTAGCTGGCCAAAAGGTCGCGAATTGTCTAAATACACAGTAACGGTAATTACTACCGTTGCGTTTGTTGCAGTCTATTTTGCTGTCGTAGATCTTGGTATTTCTCAGATTCTTGAATTATTTTTCGAATAA
- the rplL gene encoding 50S ribosomal protein L7/L12 has protein sequence MTKEQIIESIKEMNVLELNDLVKAIEEEFGVTAAAPVAAGGGAAAEVEEEQTEFDVVLEDPGASKIKVVKAVREITGLGLKDAKDVVDNAPKAIKEGVSKEEAEEMKAKLEETGAKIELK, from the coding sequence ATGACTAAAGAACAAATTATTGAGTCAATTAAAGAAATGAACGTTCTTGAACTTAACGATCTAGTTAAAGCAATTGAAGAAGAATTTGGTGTAACTGCTGCTGCGCCTGTAGCTGCTGGAGGCGGCGCTGCTGCTGAAGTTGAAGAAGAGCAAACTGAATTTGACGTTGTACTTGAAGATCCAGGTGCTTCTAAGATCAAAGTTGTTAAAGCAGTTCGTGAAATCACTGGCCTAGGCCTAAAAGATGCTAAAGACGTTGTAGACAACGCTCCTAAAGCAATCAAAGAAGGCGTATCAAAAGAAGAAGCTGAAGAAATGAAAGCTAAGCTAGAAGAAACTGGCGCTAAGATCGAACTTAAGTAA